In one window of Micromonospora cathayae DNA:
- a CDS encoding BTAD domain-containing putative transcriptional regulator, with amino-acid sequence MVTSPDGWLRVSVLGPVRAWRDGRELALGPARQRVLFALLAAAVGREVGRDELVAGIWGPSPPTTAVGSVYTYVSGLRRSLGAGSVASGPSGYALRLRGQDLDSERFVVLCAEAARLRTAGEPAAAVARLDEALGLWHGEAYAGLASGRLDGERVRLAERRLDALVQRAGILIGLGDGDVTVELAGLVREHPLHEPLYELLMLALHRDGRRREALDVYRTARHTLRSELGIEPGSALTRMRGLVAAGPAGTHGGRSTPARVAGTAVPGRPDVPGRVTEAAVAGRDGPPTESLAGRDDGVRRLRDLVGALRAGAGTVVWVEGEPGIGKTVLLRAAFADAAERGCRVAWGVAGDFDQDLPLPVAMRALGLAADAGTAPAARWTDAGTGPAAGWTDTGTAPATGWTDAGTGPGAADLVLARVRAACASTPLVLVLDGLDSADGDGVSCWERLVAATRRLPLLLVASARLEPGDRDLARLRRAVRTRQGHLLQVEALPSDAVERMVAGLVGAPPGPHLAEAVAVAAGNPRYAHELVTALLRRGVVRVVDGVADIPDPTPIEVPRPLLATIRATMDLLSADTQDVLRTAALLGDRFAVDDVGAVTGRPAGDLVANLEEALAARVVVAAGTELAFRHTLLRQVLYESIPAPARSALHRHTAEVLAAGDSPVDRVAEQLAATSTVDGWLVSWLVDRHAELAGRAPRLATALLRRVLDTDLPDRRQRERLLITLVRLEHRSGRRPLDEAREALQLADDPADRAELRHLLAVLSHQAGDVATALDVLDAALADPTVPAFWRTRHRMLLAAFRRGPLDDLDRADRTAAAAHATALAANRPDEAAFALQTGWLTNTVRRDHERALEYVDRALDVMRDHPTFAALYLDLLDNRTGTLQSLDRLADAERTLREAALFALRHRLPSGLHAASAVQHYWAGRWDDVLSVVGAVSDDQPGATLLGAREPGAVAMLLHGTAALVAARRDDAVLAGGHLAAPEPVPATDAERASGDFLLVARAMLAEQQGHGEQALRVLEPLLVPGYAPLLLRHQWLPDVVRLALEVGRRDVAERAAAGCADEAAREVRAARAHWAAARCRALLTADPEPALAAAAHYRAVGRVTELAGTLEDAAVLLAADRRPHDAARAGTEATELFAVLGARWDLRRAYRRLAGYGIGLDVDPVAEDRGAQRTSISHRE; translated from the coding sequence ATGGTGACGTCGCCGGACGGTTGGCTGCGGGTGTCGGTGCTGGGTCCGGTCCGGGCCTGGCGCGACGGTCGGGAACTGGCGCTGGGGCCGGCCCGGCAGCGGGTGCTGTTCGCGCTGCTCGCCGCCGCCGTCGGGCGGGAGGTCGGGCGGGACGAGCTGGTCGCCGGGATCTGGGGTCCGTCGCCGCCCACCACGGCGGTCGGCAGTGTCTACACGTACGTCTCCGGGCTGCGCCGCAGCCTGGGAGCGGGATCGGTGGCGTCGGGTCCGAGCGGGTACGCGCTGCGGTTGCGCGGGCAGGACCTGGACAGCGAACGGTTCGTGGTGCTCTGCGCCGAGGCCGCCCGGTTACGGACGGCCGGTGAACCCGCCGCCGCCGTGGCCCGGCTCGACGAGGCACTGGGGCTGTGGCACGGCGAGGCGTACGCCGGGCTGGCCAGCGGGCGTCTGGACGGGGAACGGGTCCGGTTGGCCGAGCGACGCCTCGACGCCCTCGTGCAGCGGGCCGGCATCCTGATCGGGCTGGGCGACGGGGACGTGACGGTCGAGCTGGCCGGGCTGGTCCGTGAGCATCCGCTGCACGAGCCGCTGTACGAGCTGCTGATGCTGGCGCTGCACCGCGACGGTCGGCGGCGGGAGGCGCTGGACGTCTACCGGACGGCCCGGCACACGTTACGGTCCGAGCTCGGGATCGAGCCCGGCAGCGCCCTCACCCGGATGCGCGGGCTCGTCGCCGCCGGCCCGGCCGGCACGCACGGCGGACGGAGCACGCCGGCCCGGGTGGCGGGGACCGCTGTCCCGGGGCGGCCGGACGTCCCGGGACGGGTGACGGAGGCGGCCGTTGCGGGGCGGGACGGACCGCCGACGGAGTCGCTGGCCGGCCGCGACGACGGGGTGCGTCGGCTGCGGGACCTGGTCGGGGCGCTCCGCGCCGGTGCGGGCACCGTGGTCTGGGTCGAGGGCGAACCGGGTATCGGCAAGACCGTGCTGCTGCGGGCCGCGTTCGCCGACGCGGCCGAACGGGGCTGCCGGGTCGCCTGGGGAGTCGCCGGGGACTTCGACCAGGATCTTCCGCTGCCGGTGGCGATGCGGGCACTGGGACTGGCCGCCGACGCCGGCACCGCACCCGCTGCCCGCTGGACCGACGCCGGCACCGGCCCCGCCGCCGGCTGGACCGACACCGGAACCGCACCCGCCACCGGCTGGACCGACGCCGGCACCGGGCCGGGCGCTGCCGACCTGGTGCTGGCCCGGGTACGCGCCGCCTGCGCCAGCACCCCCCTGGTACTGGTCCTCGACGGCCTGGACAGCGCCGACGGTGACGGGGTGTCCTGCTGGGAACGGCTGGTCGCGGCCACCCGGCGGCTGCCGCTGCTGCTGGTGGCCTCGGCCCGGCTGGAACCGGGCGACCGGGACCTGGCCCGGCTGCGCCGCGCGGTCCGGACCCGGCAGGGTCACCTGCTCCAGGTGGAGGCCCTGCCGTCCGACGCGGTCGAGCGGATGGTGGCCGGGCTGGTGGGCGCGCCGCCGGGGCCGCACCTGGCCGAGGCGGTGGCCGTGGCGGCGGGCAATCCCCGCTACGCCCACGAGCTGGTCACCGCGCTGCTGCGCCGGGGCGTGGTCCGGGTGGTCGACGGAGTGGCCGACATCCCCGACCCGACGCCGATCGAGGTGCCCCGGCCGCTGCTCGCCACCATCCGGGCCACCATGGACCTGCTCTCGGCGGACACCCAGGACGTGCTGCGGACCGCGGCGCTGCTCGGCGACCGCTTCGCCGTGGACGACGTCGGCGCGGTGACCGGCCGGCCCGCCGGCGACCTGGTGGCGAACCTGGAGGAGGCACTGGCCGCCAGGGTCGTGGTGGCCGCCGGCACCGAGCTGGCGTTCCGGCACACGTTGCTGCGGCAGGTGCTGTACGAGAGCATCCCGGCACCGGCCCGGTCGGCGCTGCACCGGCACACCGCCGAGGTGCTGGCGGCCGGCGACAGCCCGGTGGACCGGGTGGCGGAGCAGCTCGCCGCGACCTCGACGGTGGACGGCTGGCTGGTGTCCTGGCTGGTCGACCGGCACGCCGAGCTGGCCGGGCGGGCTCCCCGGCTCGCCACGGCGCTGCTGCGCCGGGTGCTCGACACCGACCTGCCCGACCGCCGGCAACGGGAACGGCTGCTGATCACCCTGGTCCGGTTGGAGCACCGGAGCGGGCGGCGCCCGCTGGACGAGGCGCGGGAGGCGCTCCAACTGGCCGACGACCCGGCCGACCGTGCCGAGCTGCGCCACCTGCTCGCCGTACTCTCCCACCAGGCCGGTGACGTGGCGACGGCGCTGGACGTCCTCGACGCGGCACTGGCCGACCCGACCGTACCGGCGTTCTGGCGGACCCGGCACCGGATGCTGCTGGCCGCCTTCCGGCGGGGCCCGCTGGACGACCTGGACCGGGCGGACCGGACCGCGGCGGCGGCCCACGCCACGGCGCTCGCCGCGAACCGGCCGGACGAGGCGGCCTTCGCGTTGCAGACCGGCTGGTTGACGAACACCGTACGGCGGGACCACGAACGGGCGCTGGAGTACGTCGACCGGGCGCTGGACGTGATGCGTGACCACCCGACGTTCGCCGCCCTGTACCTGGATCTGCTCGACAACCGGACCGGCACGTTGCAGAGCCTGGACCGGCTCGCGGACGCCGAGCGGACGCTGCGCGAGGCGGCCCTGTTCGCGCTGCGGCACCGGCTGCCGTCCGGACTGCACGCCGCCTCGGCCGTGCAGCACTACTGGGCGGGCCGGTGGGACGACGTGCTGTCCGTGGTCGGCGCGGTCAGCGACGACCAGCCCGGGGCCACCCTGCTGGGGGCCCGGGAGCCGGGGGCGGTGGCGATGCTGCTGCACGGTACGGCCGCCCTCGTCGCGGCACGCCGGGACGACGCCGTGCTGGCCGGTGGACACCTGGCCGCGCCGGAGCCGGTCCCGGCCACCGACGCCGAGCGGGCGAGCGGCGACTTCCTGCTGGTCGCCCGCGCGATGCTGGCCGAGCAGCAGGGCCACGGCGAGCAGGCGCTCCGGGTCCTCGAGCCACTGCTGGTGCCCGGGTACGCCCCCCTGCTGCTCCGTCACCAGTGGCTGCCCGACGTCGTCCGGCTGGCCCTGGAGGTGGGCCGGCGGGACGTGGCCGAACGGGCGGCGGCCGGCTGCGCGGACGAGGCGGCCCGGGAGGTACGGGCCGCGCGGGCGCACTGGGCGGCGGCACGCTGCCGGGCCCTGCTCACCGCTGATCCGGAACCCGCGCTGGCCGCGGCGGCGCACTACCGCGCGGTGGGTCGGGTGACCGAACTGGCCGGCACGCTGGAGGACGCGGCGGTGCTGCTCGCGGCCGACCGGCGACCGCACGACGCGGCCCGGGCCGGGACCGAGGCGACGGAGCTGTTCGCCGTACTCGGTGCCCGGTGGGACCTGCGTCGCGCGTACCGCCGGCTGGCCGGATACGGCATCGGGCTCGACGTCGACCCGGTGGCGGAGGACCGGGGTGCTCAGCGCACCTCCATCTCCCACAGGGAGTAG
- a CDS encoding AAA family ATPase — translation MSTQQVGIDLRLLGQVRVRRDGAELVLGSARRTAVLCVLALHAGRRVSREQLVAAVWGDDPPPSATGNIYTYVSTLRQLLEPARGRWTGGRLLSSGDGGYQLHVPRDAVDALRFESLRGTARRHRSSGDGPAELAALASALRCWQGDALTGVPGPFADVQRQRLTGLRIATAERHADLLAETGHPEDALRALRELVAAYPDREDLGARLAAARPGGPEPERPAAAARAGRPAGVVTGADGTTRSGPAVDTGPGHRPERETLFGRDVAVRRLRRAVAGITDGRGGSLVIEGPAGVGRTALLTAALPGAGDRGGYRIGWAVGDEVADRTPLGTLLEGVESALRGDPVRRELEHLAAGTDRYAGVDVDVVERAVTLVRRAAAEQPLTLVIDDLQWADPTTVQVWNRLGESVGELPLLLVAAVRSGAPERITGGEVIALGPLEHDPAVALVRAVAATPPEPEDLARILDDAGGHPLYLRLLAASGAGAGSSAELVAAVEAQLSPFTGDTRQVLRAVALLSAYGIRLPGTQPAGCTMGELAAVTDRTVDDLTRALAPVRAGGILAARDGTLAAGDRLWFRHRIVARTLYESTPAPLRVTLCRLYGKRLAAAGAAAERVMGQLLAGEVPLDDALAAWLVEHVERIAEAAPRMAVVALRQAHAQHTLDPARRLVLTAWLARVLLREGQHAAAAAGWVAARTSEPDLAGEMRWTAAYSHERRNEFEAAAEIARTALRERRIAAQWIDRLRLLLGRVRRQLPGNPTEPHLVRSRIMDGEAPLAGSPVTRDR, via the coding sequence ATGTCGACGCAGCAGGTGGGGATCGATCTGCGGTTGTTGGGGCAGGTGCGGGTCCGGCGGGACGGTGCCGAACTCGTGCTCGGCTCGGCACGCCGTACGGCCGTGTTGTGCGTGCTCGCCCTGCACGCCGGGCGCCGGGTGTCCCGGGAGCAGCTCGTCGCCGCCGTCTGGGGGGACGACCCGCCGCCCAGCGCGACCGGCAACATCTACACGTACGTCTCCACGCTGCGACAGCTGCTGGAGCCGGCCCGGGGCCGGTGGACGGGGGGCCGGCTGCTCAGCTCCGGGGACGGCGGGTACCAGCTGCACGTCCCCCGTGACGCGGTCGACGCGCTGCGGTTCGAGTCGCTGCGCGGGACCGCCCGCCGGCACCGGTCCAGCGGGGACGGTCCGGCCGAGTTGGCCGCGCTGGCGTCGGCGCTGCGGTGCTGGCAGGGGGATGCGCTCACCGGGGTACCCGGACCGTTCGCCGACGTACAGCGGCAGCGCCTGACCGGGCTGCGGATCGCCACCGCCGAACGGCACGCCGACCTGTTGGCCGAGACGGGACACCCCGAGGATGCGCTCCGGGCGCTGCGCGAGCTGGTGGCGGCGTACCCGGACCGGGAGGACCTGGGGGCCCGGCTCGCCGCCGCCCGGCCCGGCGGTCCTGAGCCGGAGCGACCCGCCGCGGCGGCGCGGGCCGGTCGACCGGCGGGGGTGGTCACCGGAGCCGACGGAACCACCCGGAGTGGTCCGGCCGTCGACACCGGACCGGGACACCGGCCGGAGCGGGAGACGCTGTTCGGCCGGGACGTCGCTGTGCGGCGGCTCCGGCGGGCCGTGGCCGGCATCACGGACGGGCGCGGCGGCAGTCTGGTGATCGAGGGTCCGGCCGGTGTCGGCCGGACGGCGCTGCTCACGGCGGCGCTGCCCGGGGCCGGCGACCGGGGCGGGTACCGGATCGGTTGGGCGGTCGGTGACGAGGTCGCCGACCGTACTCCGCTCGGCACCCTGCTGGAGGGGGTCGAGTCCGCCCTGCGGGGTGACCCGGTCCGCCGCGAGCTGGAGCACCTCGCCGCCGGAACCGACCGGTACGCGGGCGTCGACGTCGACGTCGTGGAGCGGGCGGTGACGCTGGTCCGGCGGGCCGCGGCGGAGCAGCCGCTCACCCTCGTCATCGACGACCTGCAATGGGCGGACCCGACGACGGTGCAGGTCTGGAACCGGCTCGGCGAATCCGTGGGTGAGCTGCCGTTGCTGCTGGTGGCGGCGGTGCGATCCGGAGCGCCGGAGCGGATCACCGGGGGTGAGGTCATCGCCCTGGGCCCGCTGGAGCACGACCCGGCGGTCGCCCTGGTCCGGGCGGTCGCGGCCACTCCGCCCGAGCCCGAGGACCTGGCCCGGATCCTCGACGACGCCGGTGGGCACCCGCTCTACCTGCGGCTCCTCGCCGCCAGCGGGGCCGGTGCCGGGTCGAGCGCCGAGCTGGTCGCGGCCGTGGAGGCGCAGCTGTCGCCGTTCACCGGGGACACCCGCCAGGTGCTCCGGGCGGTCGCGCTGCTCAGCGCGTACGGGATACGGCTGCCCGGGACGCAGCCGGCCGGCTGCACCATGGGCGAACTGGCCGCGGTCACCGACCGCACCGTCGACGACCTGACCCGCGCGTTGGCCCCGGTACGGGCCGGCGGCATCCTCGCCGCCCGGGACGGGACGCTCGCCGCCGGGGACCGGCTGTGGTTCCGGCACCGGATCGTGGCCCGGACGCTGTACGAGAGCACGCCGGCCCCGCTCCGGGTCACCCTCTGCCGGCTGTACGGCAAACGGCTGGCCGCCGCCGGTGCGGCAGCCGAACGGGTGATGGGGCAACTGCTCGCCGGGGAGGTGCCGCTCGACGACGCCCTGGCCGCCTGGCTGGTCGAGCACGTCGAGCGGATCGCCGAGGCGGCGCCCCGGATGGCCGTCGTCGCGCTACGGCAGGCCCACGCCCAGCACACCCTCGACCCGGCCCGGCGACTCGTGCTCACCGCCTGGCTGGCCCGGGTGCTGCTGCGCGAGGGGCAGCACGCCGCCGCCGCGGCCGGTTGGGTCGCGGCCCGGACCAGCGAACCGGATCTGGCGGGTGAGATGCGCTGGACGGCCGCGTACAGCCACGAACGGCGGAACGAGTTCGAGGCCGCGGCGGAGATCGCCCGCACCGCGTTGCGGGAACGCCGGATCGCGGCACAGTGGATCGACCGGTTGCGGTTGCTGCTCGGCCGGGTACGCCGACAGCTGCCGGGCAACCCGACCGAGCCGCATCTCGTCCGGTCGAGGATCATGGATGGGGAGGCTCCGCTCGCCGGCTCGCCGGTCACCCGTGACCGGTGA
- a CDS encoding helix-turn-helix transcriptional regulator, with product MDTTRLVLQASDQLSYAGLASLLRSSPALELLPADDLAGAQVLVFGCEQLTVDVVTVLRRSAAETGLPVVLVLREITESELLTAVECRVVAILPRAAVTGERLAHSVLAAARGGGVLPPNLVGELLKHIERLQREVLAPNGLNASGLTPREIDVLRLMADGLDTGEIADRLCYSERTVKNVIYGVTHRLKLRNRSHAVAYALRAGMI from the coding sequence GTGGACACGACTCGGCTCGTCCTGCAGGCGTCAGACCAGCTCAGCTACGCGGGGCTGGCCAGCCTCCTGCGGTCCAGCCCGGCGCTCGAGCTGCTGCCGGCCGACGACCTGGCCGGGGCGCAGGTCCTCGTGTTCGGCTGCGAGCAACTGACCGTGGACGTGGTGACGGTGCTGCGCCGCTCGGCGGCGGAAACCGGCCTGCCGGTGGTCCTGGTGCTCCGGGAGATCACCGAGAGCGAACTGCTCACCGCGGTCGAGTGCCGGGTGGTCGCCATCCTCCCACGGGCGGCGGTCACCGGCGAACGGCTGGCGCACAGCGTACTGGCCGCGGCCAGGGGCGGTGGCGTGCTGCCGCCCAACCTGGTCGGGGAGCTGCTCAAGCACATCGAGCGGTTGCAGCGCGAGGTGCTCGCCCCGAACGGACTGAACGCCTCCGGGCTGACCCCCCGCGAGATCGACGTGCTGCGGTTGATGGCGGACGGGCTCGACACCGGCGAGATCGCCGACCGGCTCTGCTACTCGGAGCGCACCGTCAAGAACGTCATCTACGGCGTGACGCACCGGCTGAAGCTGCGCAACCGCTCGCACGCGGTCGCGTACGCGCTGCGCGCCGGCATGATCTGA